From Herbiconiux flava, one genomic window encodes:
- a CDS encoding PhoH family protein has translation MVRLLGPQDRLLTTVERRFPEVSVLVRGNDITISGPADQVDAARRLVEELLQMVRNGHELTPTEVSSSARILENDRGSSPAELLSQAIVTARGKSVRPKTLGQKEYVDSIDENTIVFGIGPAGTGKTYLAMAKAVQALQRKEVERIILTRPAVEAGERLGYLPGTLTDKIDPYLRPLYDALNEMMDPEIVPKLLAAGTIEVAPLAYMRGRTLNNSFIVLDEAQNTTPEQMKMFLTRLGFGSKMVVTGDITQVDLPNGTSGLQVVSRILDRIDDIHFALLTSADVVRHTLVGQIVDAYTEYDQVQLARQQGHDFSSERDRRYTKGKR, from the coding sequence ATGGTGCGCCTGCTCGGCCCCCAAGACCGGCTGCTGACCACCGTCGAGCGCCGCTTCCCCGAGGTCTCCGTGCTCGTGCGCGGCAACGACATCACCATCTCCGGCCCGGCCGATCAGGTCGACGCCGCCCGCCGCCTCGTCGAGGAGCTGCTGCAGATGGTGCGCAACGGCCACGAGCTGACGCCCACCGAGGTGTCGTCGTCGGCGCGCATCCTCGAGAACGACCGCGGCTCGAGCCCGGCCGAACTGCTCAGCCAGGCCATCGTGACCGCCCGCGGCAAGAGCGTGCGACCGAAGACCCTCGGCCAGAAGGAGTACGTCGACTCGATCGACGAGAACACCATCGTCTTCGGCATCGGGCCCGCCGGCACCGGCAAGACCTACCTCGCGATGGCGAAGGCCGTGCAGGCGCTGCAGCGCAAGGAGGTCGAGCGGATCATCCTGACCCGCCCGGCCGTCGAGGCGGGCGAGCGGCTGGGCTACCTGCCCGGCACCCTCACCGACAAGATCGACCCCTACCTGCGGCCGCTCTACGACGCGCTGAACGAGATGATGGATCCGGAGATCGTGCCCAAGCTCCTGGCCGCCGGCACCATCGAGGTGGCACCGCTGGCCTACATGCGCGGTCGCACGCTGAACAACTCCTTCATCGTGCTCGACGAGGCGCAGAACACCACGCCGGAGCAGATGAAGATGTTCCTCACCCGGCTCGGCTTCGGCTCGAAGATGGTCGTCACGGGTGACATCACGCAGGTCGACCTGCCGAACGGCACCTCGGGCCTGCAGGTCGTCAGCCGCATCCTCGACCGCATCGACGACATCCATTTCGCGCTCCTGACGAGTGCCGACGTCGTGCGGCACACCCTCGTGGGCCAGATCGTCGACGCATACACCGAGTACGACCAGGTGCAGCTGGCCCGCCAGCAGGGGCACGACTTCAGCAGCGAGCGCGATCGCCGCTACACCAAGGGAAAGCGGTAG
- the dnaJ gene encoding molecular chaperone DnaJ: MADHYDVLGVSRDATPEEIKKAYRRLARELHPDVNPSPEAQETFKAVTHAYDVLSDPGQRRDYDRGPQQGFGGAGAQGFGGFGDIFETFFGGQGGGSRGPKSRAERGQDALLRVEVDLGEVIFGTHRDLEVDTAVLCETCNGSCCAPGTAPVTCDICHGSGSIQRTVRSLLGNVVTSAPCGTCRGYGTIIPNPCPTCQGQGRVRARRTLPVDIPAGVDTGLRLQLPGQGEVGPAGGPQGDVYLEMKVRHHDVFSRNDDDLLCTLEVQMWDAVLGTTTTIKALDGDIEIELKPGTQSAEVLTVKGRGVTHLRGNGRGDLRVGIQVVTPTKLDHKQKELMKQLASAHKYPAPSLGQFQQGLFAKLRDRFLNV, translated from the coding sequence GTGGCTGACCATTACGACGTGCTCGGCGTCTCGCGCGACGCGACTCCCGAAGAGATCAAGAAGGCCTACCGCCGGCTCGCCCGCGAGCTGCACCCCGACGTCAACCCGAGCCCCGAGGCCCAGGAGACGTTCAAGGCGGTCACCCATGCCTACGACGTGCTGAGCGACCCGGGTCAGCGACGCGACTACGACCGCGGCCCGCAGCAGGGCTTCGGCGGTGCGGGCGCCCAGGGCTTCGGCGGCTTCGGCGACATCTTCGAGACCTTCTTCGGCGGGCAGGGCGGCGGCAGCCGTGGCCCGAAGTCCCGTGCCGAGCGGGGTCAGGATGCGCTGCTGCGCGTCGAGGTCGACCTCGGCGAGGTCATCTTCGGCACCCATCGCGACCTCGAGGTCGACACCGCCGTGCTCTGCGAGACCTGCAACGGCTCGTGCTGCGCCCCGGGCACCGCTCCTGTCACCTGCGACATCTGCCACGGCTCCGGCTCGATCCAGCGCACGGTGCGCTCGCTCCTCGGCAACGTCGTGACGAGTGCCCCCTGCGGCACCTGCCGCGGCTACGGCACGATCATCCCGAACCCGTGCCCCACCTGCCAGGGCCAGGGCCGCGTGCGCGCGCGCCGCACCCTCCCCGTCGACATCCCCGCGGGCGTCGACACCGGTCTGCGGCTCCAGCTGCCCGGTCAGGGCGAGGTCGGCCCCGCCGGCGGTCCCCAGGGCGACGTCTACCTCGAGATGAAGGTGCGCCACCACGACGTCTTCTCCCGCAACGACGACGACCTGCTCTGCACCCTCGAGGTGCAGATGTGGGATGCGGTGCTCGGCACGACCACCACCATCAAGGCCCTCGACGGCGACATCGAGATCGAGCTGAAGCCCGGCACGCAGAGCGCGGAGGTGCTGACGGTCAAGGGCCGCGGCGTCACGCATCTGCGCGGCAACGGGCGCGGCGACCTCCGGGTGGGCATCCAGGTGGTCACCCCCACGAAGCTCGACCACAAGCAGAAGGAGCTGATGAAGCAGCTCGCCTCCGCCCACAAGTACCCGGCGCCCTCGCTCGGCCAGTTCCAGCAGGGGCTGTTCGCGAAGCTCCGCGACCGCTTCCTGAACGTCTGA
- a CDS encoding 16S rRNA (uracil(1498)-N(3))-methyltransferase — protein MSSLFLLDELSVVPHQLGDVVTLGGDEAKHAATVNRMRVGEHTAIGDGRGLIVEGVVVRAEAKELDLAVERVHEHPEPSPRIVLVQALAKGDRDELAVQTATELGVSGVVPWQAERSVSRWAGPKATKGVERWRSIVREAAKQSIRPFVPPVGDLVDLPELIAETDGCRMLVLEPSASIRLTSLTFGTTPEGDADDRSIVLVVGPEGGISPRELEKLDEAGAETVRLGDEVLRTSSAGPAAIAVLNVALGRW, from the coding sequence GTGAGCTCCCTCTTCCTGCTCGACGAGCTGTCGGTGGTGCCGCACCAGCTCGGCGACGTCGTGACCCTCGGGGGCGACGAGGCCAAGCACGCGGCGACGGTGAACCGGATGCGCGTGGGCGAGCACACGGCGATCGGCGACGGTCGCGGACTGATCGTCGAGGGCGTCGTGGTGCGGGCCGAGGCAAAGGAGCTCGACCTCGCGGTCGAGCGGGTTCACGAGCATCCGGAGCCCTCGCCCCGCATCGTGCTGGTGCAGGCCCTCGCCAAGGGCGATCGCGACGAGCTGGCCGTGCAGACCGCCACCGAGCTCGGCGTCTCGGGCGTGGTGCCCTGGCAGGCCGAGCGATCGGTCTCGCGCTGGGCGGGTCCCAAGGCCACCAAGGGCGTCGAGCGCTGGCGCAGCATCGTGCGCGAGGCGGCGAAGCAGTCGATCCGCCCGTTCGTGCCTCCGGTCGGCGACCTGGTCGACCTGCCCGAGCTGATCGCCGAGACCGACGGCTGCCGGATGCTCGTGCTCGAGCCGAGCGCGAGCATCCGTCTCACCTCGCTGACCTTCGGAACCACCCCCGAAGGCGACGCCGACGACCGGTCCATCGTGCTCGTCGTGGGCCCGGAGGGCGGCATCTCGCCGCGCGAGCTCGAGAAGCTCGACGAGGCGGGCGCCGAGACCGTGCGGCTCGGCGACGAGGTGCTGCGCACCTCGAGCGCGGGGCCGGCGGCGATCGCGGTGCTGAACGTGGCGCTGGGGCGCTGGTAG
- the lepA gene encoding translation elongation factor 4, whose protein sequence is MSPKALKALQPASTDPAFIRNFCIIAHIDHGKSTLADRMLGITGVVSDRDMRSQYLDRMDIERERGITIKSQAVRMPWALEGQSYALNMIDTPGHVDFSYEVSRSLAACEGAILLVDAAQGIEAQTLANLYLALENDLTIIPVLNKIDLPAADPEKYSKELASLIGGDPADVLRVSGKTGEGVEALLDRVTELIPAPVGKADAPARAMIFDSVYDAYRGVVTYVRMIDGKLSPRERIQMMSTRATHEILEIGVSSPEPTPSQGLGVGEVGYLITGVKDVRQSKVGDTVTTAAKPATDALPGYTEPLPMVFSGLYPIDGSDYPVLREALDKLKLSDAALVYEPETSVALGFGFRCGFLGLLHLEIITERLEREFNLDLIATAPSVIYEVTTEDKRTVTVTNPSEFPGGKILNVKEPVVNAAILAPKDYVGTIMELCQQRRGTLQGMDYLGEDRVEIKYTMPLGEIVFDFFDNLKSKTAGYASLDYEPAGEQEADLVKVDILLQGEQVDAFSAIVHRDKAYAYGVLMTGRLRELIPRQQFEVPIQAAIGARIIARESIRAMRKDVLAKCYGGDITRKRKLLEKQKEGKKRMKMVGRVEVPQEAFIAALSGDVEKKDKK, encoded by the coding sequence GTGAGCCCCAAAGCCCTGAAGGCCCTCCAGCCGGCCTCCACCGACCCGGCATTCATCCGCAACTTCTGCATCATCGCGCACATCGACCACGGCAAGTCGACGCTCGCCGACCGCATGCTCGGCATCACGGGTGTGGTCAGCGACCGCGACATGCGCTCGCAGTACCTCGACCGCATGGACATCGAGCGCGAGCGCGGCATCACCATCAAGAGCCAGGCCGTGCGCATGCCGTGGGCGCTCGAGGGCCAGAGCTACGCGCTGAACATGATCGACACCCCCGGGCACGTCGACTTCAGCTACGAGGTCAGCCGCAGCCTGGCCGCGTGCGAGGGCGCCATCCTGCTCGTCGACGCGGCGCAGGGCATCGAGGCGCAGACGCTGGCGAACCTCTACCTCGCGCTCGAGAACGACCTCACGATCATCCCGGTGCTGAACAAGATCGACCTGCCGGCGGCCGACCCCGAGAAGTACTCGAAAGAACTGGCGAGCCTGATCGGCGGCGACCCGGCCGACGTGCTGCGGGTCAGCGGCAAGACCGGCGAGGGCGTCGAGGCGCTGCTCGACCGCGTCACCGAGCTCATCCCGGCCCCGGTCGGCAAGGCGGATGCACCGGCCCGCGCCATGATCTTCGACTCCGTCTACGACGCCTACCGCGGCGTGGTCACCTACGTGCGCATGATCGACGGCAAGCTGAGCCCGCGCGAGCGCATCCAGATGATGTCGACCCGCGCCACCCACGAGATCCTCGAGATCGGCGTCTCCAGCCCCGAGCCCACCCCCAGCCAGGGTCTCGGCGTCGGCGAGGTGGGCTACCTCATCACCGGTGTGAAAGACGTGCGGCAGTCCAAGGTGGGCGACACGGTCACGACCGCGGCGAAGCCGGCGACGGATGCTCTGCCGGGCTACACCGAGCCCCTCCCCATGGTCTTCTCCGGCCTCTACCCGATCGACGGCAGCGACTACCCGGTGCTCCGTGAGGCGCTCGACAAGCTCAAGCTGTCCGACGCCGCGCTCGTCTACGAGCCCGAGACCTCGGTGGCGCTCGGCTTCGGCTTCCGCTGCGGCTTCCTCGGCCTTCTGCACCTCGAGATCATCACCGAGCGCCTCGAGCGCGAGTTCAACCTCGACCTCATCGCCACGGCCCCCAGCGTGATCTACGAGGTCACCACCGAAGACAAGCGCACGGTCACGGTCACGAACCCGAGCGAGTTCCCCGGCGGCAAGATCCTGAACGTCAAGGAGCCCGTGGTGAACGCGGCGATCCTGGCGCCCAAGGACTACGTGGGCACCATCATGGAGCTCTGCCAGCAGCGTCGTGGCACCCTGCAGGGCATGGACTACCTCGGAGAAGACCGGGTGGAGATCAAGTACACGATGCCGCTGGGTGAGATCGTGTTCGACTTCTTCGACAACCTCAAGTCGAAGACCGCGGGCTACGCCAGCCTCGACTACGAGCCCGCCGGCGAGCAGGAGGCCGACCTGGTGAAGGTCGACATCCTGCTGCAGGGCGAGCAGGTCGACGCGTTCAGCGCGATCGTGCACCGCGACAAGGCCTACGCCTACGGCGTGCTGATGACGGGCCGGCTCCGCGAGCTCATCCCGCGCCAGCAGTTCGAGGTGCCCATCCAGGCGGCCATCGGCGCGCGCATCATCGCGCGTGAGTCGATCCGCGCGATGCGCAAGGACGTGCTGGCCAAGTGCTACGGCGGTGACATCACCAGAAAGCGCAAGCTGCTCGAGAAGCAGAAGGAGGGCAAGAAGCGCATGAAGATGGTGGGTCGCGTCGAGGTTCCTCAGGAGGCGTTCATCGCCGCGCTCTCGGGCGACGTCGAGAAGAAGGACAAGAAGTAG
- a CDS encoding histidine triad nucleotide-binding protein, translating to MSSESESPSIFSRIVAREIPATIVRETDRVIAFEDIAPKAPVHVLVVPKTEQYRDVVELAAGDPGLLAEIVATAQSIAEERAEGEFRLIFNTGENAGQTVFHVHAHVLAGGLKE from the coding sequence ATGTCCAGCGAATCCGAGTCCCCCTCGATCTTCTCGCGCATCGTGGCCCGTGAGATCCCGGCGACGATCGTGCGCGAGACCGACCGCGTCATCGCCTTCGAAGACATCGCGCCCAAGGCCCCCGTGCACGTGCTCGTGGTGCCGAAGACCGAGCAGTACCGCGACGTGGTCGAGCTCGCCGCGGGCGATCCTGGCCTCCTGGCCGAGATCGTCGCGACGGCGCAGTCGATCGCCGAGGAGCGCGCCGAGGGCGAGTTCCGTCTCATCTTCAACACCGGCGAGAACGCCGGTCAGACCGTCTTCCATGTGCACGCCCATGTTCTCGCGGGCGGGCTGAAAGAGTAA
- the hrcA gene encoding heat-inducible transcriptional repressor HrcA, whose protein sequence is MVSERSLEVLRVIVQDYVASREPVGSKSIAERHSFGVSAATIRNDMALLEEEELITAPHTSSGRVPTDKGYRLFVDHLSEVRPLTPAQRHAIEAFLDSSVDVDDVLARTVRLLSQLTHQVALVQYPSRSQARVRHIEVVALAPRKLMTVIITDAGHVEQRIVDVPTDIDDSLIGELRQRFNEAVGGRGLVEAAGALDGVPERFPAELAATASVVAATLKEQVSANRQEKLLIAGAANLVRTEGDFHGSILPVLEAVEEQVVLLRLFSELEADQRGLLVSIGRENESFGLGETSILASGYTGIGSAISRLGVLGPTRMDYSSNISAVRAVARYLSRTLGETGSAS, encoded by the coding sequence ATGGTCTCCGAACGCAGCCTCGAAGTGCTCCGCGTGATCGTGCAGGACTACGTCGCCTCCCGCGAGCCCGTCGGTTCCAAGAGCATCGCCGAGCGACACTCCTTCGGCGTCTCGGCGGCCACCATCCGCAACGACATGGCCCTGCTCGAAGAGGAGGAGCTGATCACGGCTCCGCACACCTCGAGCGGCCGGGTGCCCACCGACAAGGGCTACCGCCTGTTCGTCGACCACCTCTCCGAGGTGCGACCCCTCACGCCGGCGCAGCGGCACGCCATCGAGGCCTTCCTCGACTCGAGCGTCGACGTCGACGACGTGCTCGCCCGCACCGTGCGCCTGCTCTCCCAGCTCACCCACCAGGTCGCCCTGGTGCAGTACCCGTCGCGCTCCCAGGCCCGGGTGCGTCACATCGAGGTCGTCGCCCTCGCCCCCCGCAAGCTCATGACGGTGATCATCACCGACGCCGGCCACGTCGAGCAGCGCATCGTAGACGTGCCGACCGACATCGACGACAGCCTCATCGGCGAGCTCCGCCAGCGCTTCAACGAGGCGGTCGGGGGCAGGGGCCTGGTCGAGGCGGCGGGTGCCCTCGACGGCGTGCCCGAGCGCTTCCCGGCCGAGCTGGCGGCCACCGCATCCGTCGTCGCGGCCACGCTGAAGGAGCAGGTCTCGGCGAACCGCCAGGAGAAGCTGCTGATCGCCGGCGCCGCCAACCTGGTGCGCACCGAAGGCGACTTCCACGGCAGCATCCTGCCCGTGCTCGAGGCGGTCGAGGAGCAGGTCGTGCTGCTGCGCCTGTTCAGCGAGCTCGAGGCCGACCAGCGCGGTCTCCTCGTCTCGATCGGCCGTGAGAACGAGTCGTTCGGCCTCGGCGAGACCTCCATCCTCGCGAGCGGCTACACCGGCATCGGCAGCGCCATCTCGCGCCTCGGCGTGCTCGGCCCGACCCGCATGGACTACTCCAGCAACATCTCCGCGGTGCGCGCTGTCGCGCGCTACCTCTCCCGAACCCTCGGCGAGACCGGCAGCGCGAGCTGA
- the ybeY gene encoding rRNA maturation RNase YbeY, with protein sequence MSIEVNNESSVEVDETALLRLATFALDFLHVHPDAELAIVLVDEAAMEQLHVQWMDEPGPTDVLSFPMDELRPGTEDMPTPAGLLGDVVLCPQVAESQAQTAGHSTLEELLLLTTHGMLHLLGFDHADAEEEREMFGIQRDILVGYAMSERRRR encoded by the coding sequence GTGTCGATAGAGGTCAACAACGAGTCGTCGGTCGAGGTCGACGAGACGGCGCTGCTCCGGCTCGCGACGTTCGCGCTCGACTTCCTGCACGTCCACCCCGACGCCGAGCTCGCGATCGTGCTCGTCGACGAGGCGGCGATGGAGCAGCTGCACGTGCAGTGGATGGACGAGCCCGGCCCCACCGACGTGCTCAGCTTCCCGATGGACGAGCTGCGCCCCGGCACCGAAGACATGCCGACCCCCGCGGGGCTCCTCGGCGACGTGGTGCTCTGCCCGCAGGTCGCCGAGTCGCAGGCGCAGACGGCGGGGCACTCCACGCTGGAGGAGCTGCTGCTGCTGACGACGCACGGCATGCTGCACCTCCTCGGCTTCGACCACGCCGACGCCGAGGAGGAGCGGGAGATGTTCGGCATCCAGCGCGACATCCTGGTCGGCTACGCGATGAGCGAGCGCCGCCGCCGGTAA
- a CDS encoding DUF1990 family protein, with translation MSATLPRSAAETPLSYAAVGATQAPDLLYFPPKGFRPMQVRARLGSGQARFEAASSRLMAWGVQRGAGIRVGEIQPPAPSETDWAGLRYDETGVPLGPLAVHPEQAYGEDGTPLVTAGTTAELTISAFGLKVTAPVRVVYLVDEPGRLGFAYGTLPGHPESGEESFVVEQLADGSVWIVIRAFSRPSSWIYRLGYPVLRFMQWRYTRRYLRALLPGRVPLAPATAADGPTGGR, from the coding sequence GTGTCGGCGACGCTTCCCCGGTCGGCTGCCGAGACGCCACTGAGCTACGCGGCCGTCGGCGCCACCCAGGCGCCCGATCTGCTCTACTTCCCGCCGAAGGGCTTCCGGCCGATGCAGGTGCGGGCGCGCCTGGGAAGCGGGCAGGCTCGGTTCGAGGCGGCGTCGTCACGGCTGATGGCGTGGGGCGTGCAGCGGGGGGCCGGCATCCGGGTGGGGGAGATCCAGCCGCCGGCGCCGTCCGAGACCGATTGGGCGGGGCTCCGGTACGACGAGACGGGGGTGCCGCTCGGGCCGCTGGCCGTGCATCCGGAGCAGGCCTACGGAGAAGACGGCACACCGCTCGTCACGGCCGGGACCACGGCCGAGCTCACCATCTCGGCGTTCGGCCTGAAGGTCACGGCACCCGTTCGTGTGGTGTACCTCGTCGACGAGCCCGGCCGCCTGGGCTTCGCCTACGGCACGCTGCCCGGCCACCCCGAGTCGGGCGAGGAGAGCTTCGTCGTCGAGCAGCTCGCCGACGGGTCGGTGTGGATCGTCATCCGCGCCTTCTCGCGGCCGAGCAGCTGGATCTACCGGCTCGGCTACCCCGTGCTGCGGTTCATGCAGTGGCGCTACACCCGCCGATACCTGCGGGCGCTGCTGCCCGGGCGGGTGCCCCTGGCGCCGGCGACGGCCGCCGACGGCCCCACCGGCGGCCGCTGA
- a CDS encoding NAD-dependent epimerase/dehydratase family protein: MAIFLTGATGFIGSAVLRQLREQGRDVVALVRSSSSAAEVEALGARAVLGELTDREIVTHLALESDGVIHLASPGDESSAPTDDAFVTAVLAGLEGSDKPYVHTGGIWIFGNGSAITETSPFDPPALTSWRLPVEARVRSAVGVKTSIIAPGIVFGNGGGIPNLIVDAPRGSGVAPALELIGPGEQHWTTVFVDDLAELYVLAFDLAPAGSYYIGASGQNPTVRELGEAAAQAAGLDGRVTPGTVSSAHERLGEAFADALLLDQQATGSSARIDLGWEPNGPSLVEELRSGSYVR; encoded by the coding sequence ATGGCCATCTTCCTCACCGGCGCGACCGGCTTCATCGGTTCCGCAGTCCTCCGTCAGCTCCGCGAGCAGGGGCGCGACGTCGTCGCCCTCGTGCGCTCGTCCTCCTCGGCCGCCGAGGTGGAGGCGCTCGGCGCCCGCGCGGTGCTCGGCGAGCTCACCGATCGCGAGATCGTGACGCACCTCGCCCTCGAGAGCGACGGCGTCATCCACCTCGCCTCCCCCGGCGACGAGTCGAGCGCGCCGACCGACGACGCCTTCGTCACCGCGGTGCTCGCGGGCCTCGAGGGCAGCGACAAGCCCTACGTGCACACGGGCGGCATCTGGATCTTCGGCAACGGGTCGGCGATCACCGAGACCTCGCCCTTCGACCCGCCCGCCCTCACCTCCTGGCGTCTGCCCGTCGAGGCGCGCGTGCGCTCGGCCGTCGGCGTGAAGACGTCGATCATCGCGCCCGGCATCGTGTTCGGCAACGGCGGCGGCATCCCGAACCTGATCGTGGATGCGCCCCGCGGTTCGGGCGTCGCCCCGGCTCTCGAGCTGATCGGCCCGGGCGAGCAGCACTGGACGACCGTGTTCGTCGACGACCTCGCCGAACTGTACGTCCTCGCCTTCGACCTCGCTCCCGCCGGGTCGTACTACATCGGCGCGAGCGGGCAGAACCCGACCGTGCGCGAGCTCGGCGAGGCGGCGGCGCAGGCCGCGGGGCTCGACGGGCGGGTCACGCCGGGCACCGTCTCGTCGGCGCACGAGCGGCTGGGCGAGGCGTTCGCGGATGCACTGCTGCTCGATCAGCAGGCGACCGGGTCGTCGGCGCGCATCGACCTCGGCTGGGAGCCGAACGGGCCGTCGCTCGTGGAGGAGCTGCGGTCGGGGTCGTACGTGCGGTAG
- the hemW gene encoding radical SAM family heme chaperone HemW, whose product MPSVLPLGDPAPADGLIPPPAGRASGAAHRDFGLYVHVPFCRVRCGYCDFNTYTATELRGAKQADYWQEAVAEMRFGAEVLDRSGYAPRPISTVFFGGGTPTLLPAHQLAGMLHAARDTWGFAPDAEITTEANPDSVDAAYLQTLADAGFTRVSFGMQSAVPSVLATLERTHDPERIPDVVRWAKEAGLQVSLDLIYGTPGETLDDWQRSLDAVVAERPDHVSAYALIVEEGTKLARQIKSGVVAAPSDDLQADMYERADATLGDAGYDWYEVSNFSTGPGTRSRHNLGYWVGHDWWGIGPGSHSYVGDTRWWNVKHPAAYAQRIAAGESPAAGRESIDDDIRELERILLLSRVRGALRTDSLAPEARQEVAGLIADGLVDGRTALRGEIALTLKGRLLADAVVRRLT is encoded by the coding sequence GTGCCCTCCGTCCTCCCGCTCGGCGACCCGGCTCCCGCCGACGGACTCATTCCACCCCCGGCCGGCCGCGCCTCTGGGGCCGCCCACCGCGACTTCGGGCTCTACGTGCACGTGCCGTTCTGCCGGGTGCGCTGCGGCTACTGCGACTTCAACACCTACACGGCCACCGAGCTGCGCGGGGCGAAGCAGGCCGACTACTGGCAGGAGGCCGTCGCCGAGATGCGCTTCGGCGCCGAGGTGCTCGACCGCTCGGGCTACGCACCGCGGCCGATCTCGACGGTGTTCTTCGGCGGCGGCACCCCGACGCTGCTGCCCGCCCACCAGCTCGCCGGCATGCTGCACGCTGCCCGCGACACCTGGGGCTTCGCCCCCGACGCCGAGATCACCACCGAGGCGAACCCCGACTCCGTCGACGCCGCGTATCTTCAGACGCTCGCCGATGCCGGCTTCACGCGGGTCAGCTTCGGCATGCAGTCGGCCGTGCCGAGCGTGCTGGCCACCCTCGAGCGCACGCACGACCCCGAGCGCATCCCCGACGTGGTGCGCTGGGCGAAGGAGGCGGGCCTGCAGGTCAGCCTCGACCTGATCTACGGCACCCCCGGCGAGACGCTCGACGACTGGCAGCGCTCGCTCGACGCCGTCGTCGCCGAGCGGCCCGACCACGTCTCGGCCTACGCGCTGATCGTCGAAGAGGGCACGAAGCTCGCCCGCCAGATCAAGAGCGGCGTGGTCGCCGCGCCCTCCGACGACCTGCAGGCCGACATGTACGAGCGGGCGGATGCGACCCTCGGCGACGCGGGCTACGACTGGTACGAGGTCAGCAACTTCTCGACCGGCCCCGGCACCCGCTCGCGGCACAATCTCGGCTACTGGGTCGGGCACGACTGGTGGGGCATCGGCCCTGGTTCGCACAGCTACGTGGGCGACACCCGCTGGTGGAACGTCAAGCACCCGGCCGCCTACGCGCAGCGCATCGCCGCCGGGGAGTCGCCCGCCGCCGGCCGCGAGAGCATCGACGACGACATCCGGGAGCTGGAGCGCATCCTGCTGCTCAGCCGGGTGCGGGGCGCGCTGCGCACCGACTCGCTCGCGCCCGAGGCGCGCCAGGAGGTCGCCGGGCTGATCGCCGACGGGCTCGTGGACGGCAGAACGGCCCTCCGGGGCGAGATCGCTCTCACCCTGAAGGGCCGTCTGCTGGCCGATGCCGTCGTGCGGCGCCTCACCTAG
- a CDS encoding DUF4870 domain-containing protein, with product MTDPNATPNDPAAGQPTPPSGQPTPPPGYQAPPPGYQAPPPGYQAPPPGSGYQQPPGYQQAAPQAPLSPADDKQWAFLAQLGGILGFLPPLIIWLIFKDRGPLTNQEGKESLNFQISVAIAVVALYILGTILSVILIGFLFYFLAWAVQIVGVVFAIIAGVKVNAGGTYRYPFTFRFIK from the coding sequence ATGACCGACCCCAACGCAACGCCGAACGATCCGGCCGCAGGCCAGCCGACGCCGCCTTCGGGTCAGCCCACGCCCCCTCCCGGGTACCAGGCTCCTCCCCCCGGCTACCAGGCACCGCCTCCCGGGTACCAGGCTCCCCCGCCCGGCTCGGGCTACCAGCAGCCGCCCGGCTACCAGCAGGCCGCTCCGCAGGCGCCGCTCTCACCGGCCGACGACAAGCAGTGGGCGTTCCTCGCCCAGCTCGGCGGCATCCTCGGCTTCCTGCCGCCGCTGATCATCTGGCTGATCTTCAAAGATCGCGGCCCGCTCACCAACCAGGAGGGCAAGGAGTCGCTGAACTTCCAGATCTCCGTCGCGATCGCGGTCGTCGCCCTCTACATCCTGGGCACGATCCTCTCGGTGATCCTGATCGGCTTCCTGTTCTACTTCCTCGCCTGGGCGGTGCAGATCGTCGGCGTCGTGTTCGCGATCATCGCCGGTGTCAAGGTCAACGCCGGCGGCACCTACCGCTACCCGTTCACCTTCCGGTTCATCAAGTAG